In one window of Nerophis ophidion isolate RoL-2023_Sa linkage group LG05, RoL_Noph_v1.0, whole genome shotgun sequence DNA:
- the tmem265 gene encoding transmembrane protein 121: MVPTPQVCVSTLVTVSTMAVVDLYLLEQSMLGSRGVPGPGVWQCVAVLLGDLGFLLALRFVSAGVVSEARSSQRGFANALWFLFLSLLQLKLFFVCHNYRQERRPPDPLARKVLTLLLSICLPSLFLILTGADYMTPQRRKQEVRGRLLWVVVDLLDVLDLQAGLWEAQGGALEQKLPIWAEGLVFFYCYALLLLLPCVALTELGATGLPGPRGPRKEALYPWLSLVTINIFTLGLRGAGMLWYRDSRVSTVFLGKNLLALAVKLSSAWERHKQGRGPGGGGGEEAGARPAESTLPSQSSEQGEGQSQGKAASSHYHTLSRPPSHTLSHVSPGHTETPSFISQEL; the protein is encoded by the coding sequence ATGGTGCCCACGCCCCAGGTGTGCGTATCCACCCTGGTCACGGTGAGCACCATGGCGGTGGTGGACCTCTACCTGCTGGAGCAGAGCATGCTGGGGTCCCGAGGGGTGCCCGGTCCCGGCGTGTGGCAGTGCGTGGCTGTGCTGCTGGGTGACCTGGGCTTCCTGCTGGCGCTGCGCTTCGTTTCGGCCGGGGTGGTGTCCGAGGCGCGCTCGTCGCAGCGGGGCTTTGCCAACGCTCTCTGGTTCCTCTTCCTGTCCCTGCTACAACTCAAGCTCTTCTTCGTGTGCCACAACTACAGGCAGGAGCGCCGTCCGCCCGACCCGCTGGCCAGGAAGGTCCTGACGCTCCTGCTGTCCATATGCCTGCCCTCCCTGTTCCTCATTCTCACTGGGGCCGACTACATGACCCCCCAGCGGAGAAAGCAGGAGGTACGGGGCCGGCTCCTGTGGGTAGTGGTGGACCTCCTGGATGTGCTAGATCTGCAAGCCGGCCTGTGGGAGGCCCAAGGAGGGGCTCTGGAGCAAAAGCTGCCAATCTGGGCGGAGGGCCTGGTCTTTTTTTACTGCTACGCCCTCCTATTGTTGCTACCGTGCGTAGCCCTCACGGAACTGGGGGCTACGGGCCTCCCGGGACCGAGGGGGCCACGGAAGGAGGCCTTGTACCCTTGGCTGAGCTTGGTCACCATCAACATCTTCACCCTGGGCCTGAGGGGGGCGGGCATGCTGTGGTACAGGGATTCACGGGTCTCCACCGTGTTCCTGGGCAAGAACCTCCTGGCGCTGGCCGTGAAGCTGAGCTCAGCCTGGGAGAGACACAAGCAGGGGCGCGGTcccggcggcggcggcggggaAGAAGCCGGGGCCCGACCCGCCGAGTCGACGCTGCCCAGCCAGAGCTCGGAGCAGGGAGAGGGTCAGTCTCAAGGGAAAGCCGCCTCCTCCCACTACCACACACTGTCTCGCCCTCCGAGCCACACGCTCTCCCATGTCAGCCCGGGGCACACAGAGACGCCGTCTTTCATCTCCCAAGAACTCTAG